In Pantoea cypripedii, the following proteins share a genomic window:
- the wbaP gene encoding undecaprenyl-phosphate galactose phosphotransferase WbaP, with translation MRDNEFTYKSLLTKILLACSDLICFNAALFIALALINSLTNSPLADISEKDLDLKIATHICLSIICVGWFWVRLRHFTYRKPFWFELKEIFRTILIFSVIDLSITALSQWQMSRFVWVLTWLLALILIPLGRALSKRVLNHFGMWKKQTIIIGSNKNAQEAWQALQSEEVMGFDVIAFFDVDGSCPQASIAGVPVLRNEQELWQLTNVETQFIVAVEFEQSQHRDNWLKTLAMHNCRSVSVIPTLRGVPLYGTDMAYIFSHEVMILRVNNNLAKRTSRCLKRVFDVVGALSIIIALSPALLVLGFLVGRDGGNPIYGHERVGMNGRKFKCLKFRSMVINSKEVLEEVLRSDPVARAEWDKDFKLKNDPRITKVGHFIRKTSLDELPQLWNVVRGDMSLVGPRPVIEDELCRYAGDVDYYLMAKPGMTGLWQVSGRNDVDYETRVYFDSWYVKNWSLWNDIAILFKTIGVVLKRDGAY, from the coding sequence ATGCGCGATAACGAATTTACCTATAAAAGTCTCCTCACTAAAATTTTACTGGCGTGCTCGGATTTAATTTGTTTCAACGCGGCGTTGTTTATTGCTCTGGCGCTGATTAATTCGCTCACGAATTCCCCACTGGCAGATATTTCTGAAAAAGACCTCGATTTAAAAATCGCCACACACATCTGTCTGTCGATTATTTGTGTTGGCTGGTTCTGGGTTCGCCTGCGACATTTCACCTATCGCAAGCCTTTCTGGTTCGAGCTAAAAGAGATCTTTCGTACCATTCTTATTTTCTCTGTCATCGATTTGTCAATTACCGCACTGTCGCAGTGGCAGATGTCGCGTTTTGTCTGGGTACTGACCTGGCTTCTGGCATTAATCCTAATTCCGCTGGGTCGGGCCCTGTCAAAACGCGTCCTGAATCATTTCGGCATGTGGAAAAAGCAGACCATCATCATCGGCAGCAACAAAAATGCCCAGGAAGCCTGGCAGGCACTGCAAAGCGAAGAAGTGATGGGATTTGATGTGATTGCTTTTTTCGATGTGGATGGCAGTTGCCCACAGGCCAGTATTGCCGGTGTCCCGGTGCTGCGTAATGAGCAGGAATTGTGGCAACTCACCAACGTTGAGACGCAATTTATCGTTGCGGTGGAATTTGAGCAGAGCCAGCATCGTGATAACTGGCTGAAGACGCTTGCTATGCACAACTGCCGCTCAGTTTCCGTTATCCCGACGCTGCGTGGTGTGCCGCTCTACGGCACCGATATGGCGTATATCTTCAGCCACGAAGTGATGATCCTGCGAGTTAACAACAACCTGGCGAAGCGGACGTCGCGTTGTCTGAAACGTGTCTTCGATGTTGTTGGCGCGCTCAGCATCATCATTGCGCTGTCACCGGCATTACTGGTGCTGGGTTTCCTGGTGGGACGTGACGGTGGCAACCCGATATACGGCCATGAACGTGTCGGTATGAATGGTCGCAAGTTCAAATGTCTCAAATTCCGCTCGATGGTGATCAACTCCAAAGAGGTGCTGGAAGAGGTGTTGCGTAGCGATCCGGTGGCGCGCGCCGAGTGGGACAAAGATTTCAAATTGAAGAACGATCCCCGCATTACCAAAGTCGGTCACTTTATCCGTAAAACCAGTCTGGATGAGTTACCGCAACTGTGGAACGTGGTCCGTGGCGATATGAGCCTGGTGGGACCGCGTCCGGTTATCGAAGATGAACTCTGCCGTTATGCCGGTGATGTCGATTATTACCTGATGGCGAAACCAGGCATGACGGGATTGTGGCAGGTCAGCGGTCGTAACGACGTTGACTATGAAACGCGCGTCTATTTCGATTCGTGGTATGTCAAAAACTGGTCGCTGTGGAACGACATCGCGATTTTGTTTAAGACGATTGGCGTAGTGCTGAAACGCGACGGAGCTTATTGA